The following coding sequences are from one Streptomyces angustmyceticus window:
- a CDS encoding DUF397 domain-containing protein encodes MTDSITEQRLVGGPRPDLDLTQAEWQSSTQGVGGVEIAFVEGYIAMRNRRSPEIPALIFTPAEWRAFVLDAREGEFDLT; translated from the coding sequence GTGACCGACAGCATCACCGAGCAGCGGCTCGTGGGCGGGCCCAGGCCCGATCTCGACCTGACGCAGGCCGAGTGGCAGTCGAGCACCCAGGGCGTGGGCGGCGTCGAGATCGCCTTCGTCGAGGGCTATATCGCGATGCGCAACCGCCGAAGCCCGGAGATCCCGGCGCTGATCTTCACCCCCGCCGAGTGGCGGGCCTTCGTCCTCGACGCCCGCGAGGGCGAATTCGATCTGACCTAG
- a CDS encoding thiolase domain-containing protein: MSKEPVAVVGVGQTKHVAARRDVSLAGLVREAARHALDDAELTWADIDAVVIGKAPDFFEGVMMPELYLADALGAVGKPMLRVHTAGSVGGSTALVAANLVAARVHRTVLTLAFEKQSESNAMWGLSLPIPFQQPLLAGAGGFFAPHVRAYMRRTGAPDTVGSLVAYKDRRNALKNPFAHLHEHDITLEKVQSSPMLWDPIRYSETCPSSDGACAMILTDRTGAARAPHPPAWVHGGAMRSEPTLFAGKDFVSPQAGKDCAADVYRQAGITSPRRQIDAVEMYVPFSWYEPMWLENLGFAEEGEGWKLTESGVTELDGDLPVNPSGGVLSTNPIGASGMIRFAEAALQVRGRAGDHQVEGARRALGHAYGGGSQFFSMWLVGADAPAT; this comes from the coding sequence ATGAGCAAGGAACCCGTGGCCGTCGTCGGTGTCGGCCAGACCAAACACGTCGCCGCGCGCCGCGACGTCTCGCTCGCCGGACTCGTCCGCGAGGCGGCCCGACACGCCCTGGACGACGCCGAGTTGACCTGGGCGGACATCGACGCCGTGGTGATCGGCAAGGCCCCCGACTTCTTCGAGGGCGTGATGATGCCCGAGCTGTATCTCGCCGACGCCCTGGGCGCCGTCGGCAAACCGATGCTGCGGGTGCACACCGCCGGTTCCGTCGGCGGCTCCACCGCCCTGGTCGCCGCGAACCTCGTCGCCGCCCGCGTTCACCGCACCGTCCTGACCCTCGCCTTCGAGAAGCAGTCCGAGTCCAACGCCATGTGGGGCCTGTCCCTGCCGATCCCCTTCCAGCAGCCCCTGCTCGCGGGCGCCGGCGGCTTCTTCGCCCCGCACGTCCGCGCCTACATGCGGCGCACCGGCGCCCCGGACACCGTCGGCTCCCTGGTCGCCTACAAGGACCGCCGCAACGCCCTCAAGAACCCCTTCGCCCACCTCCACGAACACGACATCACCCTCGAAAAGGTCCAGTCCTCGCCGATGCTCTGGGACCCGATCCGCTACTCCGAGACCTGCCCGTCCTCCGACGGCGCCTGCGCGATGATCCTCACCGACCGCACCGGAGCCGCCCGCGCACCGCACCCGCCGGCCTGGGTGCACGGCGGTGCCATGCGCAGCGAACCCACCCTCTTCGCCGGCAAGGACTTCGTCTCCCCGCAGGCCGGCAAGGACTGCGCCGCCGACGTCTACCGGCAGGCCGGCATCACCTCCCCGCGCCGGCAGATCGACGCGGTGGAGATGTACGTGCCCTTCAGCTGGTACGAGCCGATGTGGCTGGAGAACCTGGGCTTCGCCGAGGAGGGCGAGGGCTGGAAGCTCACCGAGTCGGGCGTCACCGAACTCGACGGCGACCTCCCGGTCAACCCCTCCGGCGGAGTGCTGTCCACCAACCCCATCGGCGCCTCCGGGATGATCCGCTTCGCGGAGGCCGCCCTCCAGGTGCGCGGCCGGGCCGGCGACCACCAAGTCGAGGGCGCCCGGCGGGCGTTGGGGCACGCGTACGGCGGCGGCTCCCAGTTCTTCTCGATGTGGCTGGTGGGCGCCGACGCGCCGGCCACCTGA